A region of the Drosophila subobscura isolate 14011-0131.10 chromosome J, UCBerk_Dsub_1.0, whole genome shotgun sequence genome:
CCACGCAGAGAGGCACAAGCTTGTGGCATGCCTAATATAGTCTCTTGATCATctttctgctcctctgctccactccactccgctccgctACAGTTGTTCAGGTGCATACTAAttgattataattattgcataacGACTGCCCAGCCTCCGTGCCGCCCTCAGCCCTCTGTGGCTGATGCAACTTTTAACCATTTCTGGTGGTGGGGAAAATGCTCTTCCCACAGTTCACTGgtttgttgtctctctctctctctctctctctccctctgccctgTCTCGCTCTGTCTATCTGCAGCTTCCGCCGTGCGCTCAGTGCTCTGTGGCATATTAagtgaaaaacttttgctgcctcGTCATTAATatgcattgttgttggcttctCATTGTTGGGGGCTCCTCTTTGGTACTCCCTCTGGGACATACAAGTGTCCttggcaaaagccaaaaggggAAAAAGCTAAAAGAGCGAACCaccaacaagcaacaacaaatagagCAACAGAGAGCAACAATGCAACGCTGGTACTCGAGTAATGTGCCCCATGGCGGAACAACACAGCAGGataacgacaacgacaacgacaacgacaacggcaacgacaacacttctgtgcaacaaaaaacagcctGAAAACGGGGCACGGACACGGGTGCAGGACAAGGGCTACCAGCAGCAAACAATGGGCTTACCAACGTTTAACAAAGTtttaatttacacaaaaaaatacacaaacatacacacaattACACATGGATCAtggacacacactcacacacacacaaactaattaaatttcattttgaaaaagTTTCACATTCAGTTATCCCAGAAGCAGGGaggggagtgggagggaggcAGCGAGTTACGCTCATCAAAAGCCACAGAATGATATAAATTCGAGGAAAACTATGGTTTTGGCAtaaaccacacacacccacacacacacacacaactctctctttgcctctccctccctctctctatctgtgctACCTCAATTTCTACTCTAATTTTCTGTTGGGAAACTAATCCCAAAGCCCctgcccccacacacccatAAACAGCTGTAGATTAgcacaaatttgtgtgttggcaGGCAGGGAATGGACTCTGGGATCCCACAAAACGCATTTCGAATGTATGAGATTtgcccaggagcagcagcaatggcagctcttcaattttacattatttttagAGTGGAGCCCAAAAAAGCAACCGTAAAACAGTGAAGCCTCCACTTCTgttgtcctgtgtgtgtgtgtgtgtgtgtgtgtcctgttgGGTGCGTGTCCGTGAGACAAAAGAATATGGAAAAGGCCCAACCGTAAAAGCCAGGCCTCAACCAAAAGGattcttaattaaattcagCCAAGACAAGGAAGAAGTGGgtcctgctctgctctctgctctacTCTCTGGCATACGTTTCATCTTTAGTTTACTCTGTCGACTCGACGACTGTGTGCTCTCCTGGGCCCTTTTGTTAGGGCCCTTATCCTTATGTCGAGGCTCGTGGCCGTAGGACTCGAACATAAATGAAAAGAATGTTTGCCCGTCGGCGGTCAGAAAGGATACGCCGAGAAGAAGGCCTTTACTTTtcttgccttgcctttccttacatttcattttcattttccaccttgttgtttttttaacgacaacagcagcggcatgagcaggagcatcatctccatctccgtttggcctggcctgcaaACATTTGCTTAGGTTAATGGTTATTACCGCTGCTGTCCGGACAGGTCACTCGCTCCGCTCTCTCTTCGTGCTCAAGGAGTCTGCTGTgcttatctctctctttgatgAGCATCCACAGTGGCGGCTCCAATGTCCTTTTCAAGCGCAAATCACAAGGGtatcagcagaagcaggactAATTGGCAATTAAAGATGAACTCGCCGTCCCGGTCCTGCTTCtgcctcagctccagctcctgctcctgagCAGCTCTCAAAGCTGTCATCCTCTTCCGCTGAGTGCTAGTTTTCTTCAGATACTCgcattaaatgtaaattggCTGTTGGCTCAGATGCTCGTACTATATACAGGATTGTATTGGCACAAAGTGCGGgggccaaatgcatttttaatgggcCAAAACAAGGTCGGTAGATGATGATCGACCGAAAAGGATTACCACTCAAAGCAGGCAGGGCTGGTACGGGGAATTTTAAAAAGGGATTTCAAGAAAAGCTCActtcaaaaaggaaaatcagaTTTCGTTGAGCGAGAAGAGGGTTTTCCATAATAAGtaccatttctctctctctctctgtcgttgcctacaatttaatttgatttatttttacatttgttgCGGGCGCGGTccttacatatttacacaaaccaaaccaaaccaaacacttCTCTTCTCTAATGagtttttcccatttattaATCAATTGATTTTCCGTTCGCAAACACGAGGCCAAGAGCAGAGAAAAGCCAGCCACAgcttcaacaaaaacaaaacaatacaaaaaagggaaaagataAATATGTTAATTGTTCTTTAAACGCTTTTGTGCCACATtttgaatacttttttttcctacttttgatttctttcataattttttaatgagtttaTAATTCtggttaattaatttgtactgtgttttttttgtttgttgattaaAATGAGACTTGTTGTTGATTTTCGTTGTGcggcaaaacaaagaaaataaaatatatagagaagaaaaaccaaagatGAAAATTACAAAGTTGCAAAAAGTGTGTtggcaaatgaatttttatCGCTTTTGAAGCcagaaaaaaacaccaaaaaaacaaacattctGCTGCAAATATTGTACATGACATTTTGTAGTAATTAAACATTACTTACACACCTCTatatactcacacacacacataatatatatatatataaatattatataatacACACATGTATTTGGTAATGGTATTTTTGCCTTGGCAcgtgtttctctctctctctctgtctcttatATAGCCATGGCcaagcaaaaaaattaaaatatctttaaaaaataatgaacaaatgaatttttttaaacagtaaaaaaaacattaaaaaccaaaaagcgtTGAGCGTTGAGCATTAATTTTTAactatattttcatttttgattgAGAATttttttgatgctgctgcgttcgatttgaatttgaatttgaatttcttcGTTCGGCTTGTGTGTTCGATAAATGCAAAATCTAATGCGATCTCTAATGCACCCTCCACTTATGCttttctcctctctttctttcacaTCTCTATGACATCACTCCATCTCTGTCGCTCTTGgatctctccctccctctctctgtgtgtggcatctcAAATCACAGGGTGAGTGCGTGGTTCTACGTGATCGCAAATTGAACATTGCGCCGGCCATCAAGAAACAGGTGAGTCTGTACCACCCCCCTTGCTCCGAGatggtgtgtgggggggtgtATGCACCCTTTTGCAAATAGTTTTACAGTTGTAAAACTTATTAAAGGTATTCCTCTTCGAACAGCCCAATCCTCTGCAGTCGATTGTGGCCACAAATGGAGCTGTTTACTATACAACCACGCCGCCGGCACCGATAAGCAATATACCGATGGATCAATTTGCAGCCGCTGTATATCCGCCAGGTGAGTGATAGCCGCACCCCCCTACCCTACTCTCTCTGTGCCACTAGGTCTTTTGAGGAATCTCTGAGTGCTCatcatttttgctgcttcagTTCTTTGCTCAATTAAAAATAcctttcttttcgtttttgttcttttttctatatatttcatataaatCTCTTTCTATTTAATCGACAAAACAACAATCTACTACTCGtacaacattcaacaaataaaccaaCCATCATCAATGTGTGGGGAACAATTTAACCAAACTTAGTTACTGACTTTACAGCCGCTGGAGTGCCAGCCATCTACCCACCTTCAGCCATGCAATATCAGCCATTCTATCAGTACTACAGTGTGCCAATGGTAAGTTAATTATATCAAACCTCACAGTGTTGTATAATGATattattttctatataatttTGCAGCAGAATGTACCCACCATTTGGCCTCAGAACTATCAAGGTGAGTGTTGAATCTACATAGagcatatgtacaaatgtatctctTGCCTTGTTCTGTCGTTTTGTCGTAGTTTTTTACACCAATATCTCTCGGTAtatgctttcttttctttcattatTTCTTGGCTGCACCACCAAACTACCAACCACCTcctacaacaaccaccacaaaaatgtaaaaataaattaggTTAAACCctaaaaagaaacataaaagtAAAGCAATTTTCGTAGTCGCCAATTTTTCGTTGAGAGCTGCCCtgctaaaataataaaacaaaaacaaccatACGAACAACAACTGCACGTGAAACTGCAATTACAACAgccaactacaacaacagcaatctgACTTCTGAAGattcaacaaaaacatctacaactacaacaacaatttctaCAACAGAACTCCTCCTGCCCCTctgaagcagccgcagcagcagcagcagccgccgcactTCTAGTTTCTAATTTTAGTTTATGATTTAATttactatttaaaaaatttgttttaagcTCTTGGCTCTTTAGTTTATTCAGCTATTAACTGTACTGTGTAATGTAAATTAGTTGAATGCCATGTCCACcatcacatatgtatatgaacaacaaaaattagcGAAAAGAAAGGTGCCGAGTGGTGTGCACCACAACAGACTTCCTataaaacatatgtatgtatgttttttttgttagtaaTTTATAActatctcttttttttcgattttgctTGCTGTATATATACAAGATACAATATATAGCGGAGAATGTTCTCTGTAAATAGTAGTAGTCGCGCACTCATAGAACTATACATACCTACTATCTTTTACAACtgataaacatatacatatatctaccATAGTGGAGATACATACGATGTATATGTATTGCCTGAAAAAGCGAATCGACTTTGAAGCCAATTTCTTGATTATTTTGTAGGAATTTATCCATGTTAACTTTTGAGAGAGGATGCAGACAGCcagtgagagagaaagcaacAATAGGTGAtgctactactactactacaacaacaaactacAACTACATccacaagaaaaacaacaacaagaacagcaacagcaacaaaagtaaactacaacaacagcatcaaaTAGAGtttaacacacacagatacactaCACCCATACATACACAACAGCTGCAATTTCGCAAAATGTTTAGTCAAAGGAGAAAATCATATTGGAAGGAAGTGAAGGAGAAGCTCTtcatacacacagacagacacacacagcgacagagccagagaagcAGAAGGGAAAAGCATTTCTCCGTTGGGGAAATATGTGTAAAGTAAGCTGCTTATGCTATTAAAGGTACAACtactgtatctgtgtgcaggTAGGGTCTGTCCGCCAGTTTgcttgtgtgtctgtgtgctggaGATGGAATTTGTTGGTGCAAACATTTATGATGTGCAATTAGCGGAGAGCAAGAACGAGTAGAACAGAGTGGGGCTTACTGACAAGCTGCACCACCGGAAAGTCAGTTAGCAGAGAAAGGAAATGCTAATGGGAAATACAGTGAAATTCCCCtaaacggacagcggacagttCCCAAAAACTAAAGATACATAATGTATGTCCAGCTGTGAAGGGGGGAATTTCAACTGTAGATTGTAGAGAGGCAAGTTGAACACTTgaacaatatttaaaaactatactataaatataatatggATATGATACTTACTATATACATAACTGGATTATACAGAGGCAGCAAATGTGAAAAgtacgcacgcacacaaacacagaaacacccacacacacacagacacacaaaatatatactaTAGATAATAACGGAATACAAaattgcatacatatatacagatataggATATATATAAACGATATATGGTAGCTAAGAGAAGAGAAGCGCAGATGGCAGGGCAGCGATCGAAGATTAAAGACataaaattatgcataaattaatttatataaatatatacatacaatacacatatatacaatatacagtacatatatatataatgaaaaaaataacTGTAACTCGTAagtgtaactgtaactgtaaacTGGTATACTGTTATACACAGTCATacacgcatacacatacagcgatacaaagcaaaaagatgATGAGAAGAAAGGGAAGTGGATTAAGGAAATGAATTAGCAAAGTAGACGACGGacaaagtcaaagcaaaagctacgcacacactaacacacaaacaaacacacacacagaagagggagagacaccACCCCGCTCTCTCATCGATCAAAACACTTtcttgcaaaagaaaaaactgaaCGAAAAACAAACCTTAGtctaaacgaaaaaaaaaacaacaaaaaagaaaacaaaatatactATTCATactatacatatttactaAAAAAGCAAGAGACATGAAAATGTTAGATCTAGTTACATAAGCCAAGCAAAAAGTGAACTAAAAAAACGATGAAGCGAAAAGTGAGTGGAAAATagaggaaaaaaaatagaagaacaCACTATACAATAAAGATATTCAAAATATGATGCGAAAAACGTACACAAAACGCTCACATataccacatacatatgtatattgcatgtatgtatgtgtgcgagACGACatatacatactcgtatagaGAGACTATTAAAAAGCTAAACTCAAAGCTctagcaaaatggaaaaataaaaacataaaaaatgatAAGTAAATagttaaaaaaaacaaaaactcaagCAATACATAGACACTCATAGGTGTGTGTTACACAAGAATAtagttaaatatatatataaataaaaatcgaagaataaataataatttaacagcaatttataatataataaaaagaaagaaaggaaataaGTGAAGTGAAAACTAATGTACATCAAGCAAAATGCGAAATCTGCAAGAATGTTGTTTTATCATCTCTGTTTTTTCTACCGTACATACAATACTTACATACCCCAAGAGTAAACGTAACATAACAAATTCTGTTGTATCTACACACTTGTATTGttatgacgatgatgatgatgaatcaAAAACAGGAATGTCTGAATGTTTGTTAaccaaaaaattgtttaaatacgAATCGGAGTAGGGCAACATTTGCGGGGGCAGAATGTAGTGATAGGGGGGAGGCTGGTGAGGCGACTGGCGAGGCGAGAATTCCATTCAAAATTGGTGCATAATTTGGCTGAaattcgaaataaaaatattcatatattatatatactcgtgtgcatgtgtgtatgcctTATTGAACGAAAAACCATGAAATTATTTGCCCCTATTGTAAAGAACATAATAAACAAGAGAACCCAGAGGTTTCAAAAATACCTgctaaataacaacaacaacaaccagaggTCGCCCGAGGAGTCGCCACAgaaagcaaccaaccaacctcCACCATGCATACCATAGAAAAACCCTCACAGAGTGTCAGTCGATACACGCTGCCTGCCACCGCAAATGCAGCTAAACTTTCGATTCAATAAATTGTTGAGAAATTTTTACTAAATTGTTAAATAGTTaaatacaaaacgaaacatttttaaatcgAATCGTAACAATAATTAGGCATCACACGACGTTGtcgaaaagcaaagcaaaggcgaTAGAAAAACGCGAAAGcaaaaccccaaacaaaatgtaacgAAATGGAAAGCAATAATTCAGAAGACAGGCTCTAGTTTAAAACTACTCGTAAACTACTGAAAAAAACAAGTCGAAGAAGCAACATAGAAACCACCAAGCAGGAGAAGAGCAAGGagtacttacatata
Encoded here:
- the LOC117893726 gene encoding protein boule isoform X6 — encoded protein: MHKIGAQPPSSAPAGGLDAPLAAPKYGTLIPNRIFVGGISGDTTEADLTRVFSAYGTVKSTKIIVDRAGVSKGYGFVTFETEQEAQRLQSDGECVVLRDRKLNIAPAIKKQVFLFEQPNPLQSIVATNGAVYYTTTPPAPISNIPMDQFAAAVYPPVTDFTAAGVPAIYPPSAMQYQPFYQYYSVPMQNVPTIWPQNYQG
- the LOC117893726 gene encoding protein boule isoform X7, with the translated sequence MHKIGAQPPSSAPAGGLDAPLAAPKYGTLIPNRIFVGGISGDTTEADLTRVFSAYGTVKSTKIIVDRAGVSKGYGFVTFETEQEAQRLQSDGECVVLRDRKLNIAPAIKKQVFLFEQPNPLQSIVATNGAVYYTTTPPAPISNIPMDQFAAAVYPPAAGVPAIYPPSAMQYQPFYQYYSVPMQNVPTIWPQNYQG
- the LOC117893726 gene encoding protein boule isoform X5 gives rise to the protein MHKIGAQPPSSAPAGGLDAPLAAPKYGTLIPNRIFVGGISGDTTEADLTRVFSAYGTVKSTKIIVDRAGVSKGYGFVTFETEQEAQRLQSDGECVVLRDRKLNIAPAIKKQVFLFEQPNPLQSIVATNGAVYYTTTPPAPISNIPMDQFAAAVYPPVTDFTAAGVPAIYPPSAMQYQPFYQYYSVPMQNVPTIWPQNYQGIYPC